The Streptomyces laurentii genome contains a region encoding:
- a CDS encoding methionine aminopeptidase (Methionine Aminopeptidase 1. E.C. 3.4.11.18. Also knownas methionyl aminopeptidase and Peptidase M. Catalyzes release of N-terminal amino acids, preferentially methionine, from peptides and arylamides; cd01086;~identified by MetaGeneAnnotator; putative;~methionine aminopeptidase [Streptomyces cattleya NRRL 8057 = DSM46488]) has protein sequence MIEILNSARLERARGTGALVGEILHTLKRRSTVGTNLLDIDRWAKEMITEAGAQSCYVDYAPSFGRGPFGHYICTAVNDAVLHGRPHDYTLADGDLLTLDLAVATGGVAADAAISFLVGKARPAESVALIETTERALAAGIAAARPGARIGDLSHAIGTVLGEAGYPINTEFGGHGIGSTMHQDPHVANTGRPGRGYQLRPGLLLALEPWVMADTATLVTDADGWTLRSATGCRTAHSEHTIAITETGAEILTLPKQARP, from the coding sequence ATGATCGAGATCCTGAACTCCGCGCGGCTTGAGCGGGCGAGAGGCACCGGCGCCCTGGTCGGCGAGATCCTGCACACGCTGAAGCGGCGCAGCACGGTGGGGACGAACCTGCTGGACATCGACCGGTGGGCCAAGGAGATGATCACCGAGGCGGGGGCGCAGTCCTGCTACGTCGACTACGCGCCTTCGTTCGGGCGTGGCCCGTTCGGGCACTACATCTGCACGGCCGTCAACGACGCGGTGCTCCACGGGCGGCCGCACGACTACACGCTGGCCGATGGGGATCTGCTGACCCTCGACCTCGCCGTGGCCACGGGCGGAGTGGCCGCGGACGCCGCGATCAGCTTTCTGGTGGGCAAGGCCAGGCCGGCGGAGAGCGTCGCGCTGATCGAGACGACCGAACGCGCACTCGCCGCCGGCATCGCCGCCGCCAGGCCCGGGGCACGCATCGGCGACCTCTCCCACGCCATAGGCACGGTCCTCGGCGAGGCGGGCTACCCGATCAACACCGAGTTCGGCGGCCACGGCATCGGCTCGACCATGCACCAGGATCCGCACGTCGCGAACACCGGGCGGCCCGGCCGCGGCTACCAGCTGCGCCCCGGACTGCTGCTCGCCCTGGAACCCTGGGTCATGGCCGACACCGCCACTCTCGTCACCGACGCGGATGGCTGGACGCTGCGCAGCGCGACGGGCTGCCGGACCGCGCACAGCGAGCACACCATCGCCATCACCGAGACCGGCGCCGAGATTCTCACCCTGCCGAAGCAGGCACGGCCGTGA
- a CDS encoding hypothetical protein (DNA-binding protein [Streptomyces avermitilis MA-4680];~identified by MetaGeneAnnotator; putative) produces MVRLPLTPAEVERGQRLGALLRRARGERSMLDTALAAGVSPETLRKIETGRVATPAFPTIAAISDALGLSLDAVWAEISRPEPGTRTPGSDHHVQERLAS; encoded by the coding sequence ATGGTCAGGTTGCCGCTCACTCCCGCGGAAGTCGAACGCGGACAGCGCCTCGGCGCCCTCCTGCGGAGGGCCAGGGGAGAGCGCTCGATGCTCGATACCGCGCTCGCCGCAGGCGTCTCACCGGAAACCCTCCGGAAGATCGAGACGGGCCGCGTGGCCACCCCCGCCTTCCCGACCATCGCGGCGATCTCCGATGCCCTCGGCCTCTCCCTCGACGCGGTGTGGGCCGAGATCAGCCGACCCGAACCCGGCACGAGAACGCCCGGATCCGATCACCACGTACAAGAGCGGCTGGCCTCGTAA
- a CDS encoding periplasmic serine peptidase degS (identified by MetaGeneAnnotator; putative;~sequence version:1), producing the protein MAAEVLDLVRLSEGRSSRRALVGSGRRVGWQVPVWSERGRGGLGGREPAERARWVLDPLVGAGPLRFGMNPDEVQAALGGASGELLTGKSRAGRQPSVPAARTAAPGPLAAASRSRHVRWGAYEASRSCTW; encoded by the coding sequence GTGGCGGCTGAGGTCCTCGACCTGGTCCGGCTGTCGGAGGGGCGGTCTTCTCGGAGGGCGCTCGTAGGCTCCGGAAGGCGTGTCGGGTGGCAGGTACCTGTGTGGTCAGAGAGGGGCCGGGGCGGGCTGGGGGGCAGAGAGCCGGCGGAGCGGGCGCGGTGGGTGCTCGATCCACTGGTGGGAGCGGGACCGCTGAGGTTCGGGATGAACCCTGACGAGGTGCAGGCGGCGCTGGGCGGTGCCTCCGGGGAGCTGCTGACCGGCAAGTCCCGGGCCGGTCGGCAGCCAAGCGTCCCGGCCGCGCGCACCGCTGCGCCGGGCCCGCTCGCAGCCGCCTCCCGCAGCCGCCACGTCCGATGGGGGGCTTACGAGGCCAGCCGCTCTTGTACGTGGTGA
- a CDS encoding hypothetical protein (Bacterial regulatory helix-turn-helix proteins, AraC family; pfam00165;~DNA-binding transcriptional activator FeaR; Provisional;~identified by MetaGeneAnnotator; putative;~predicted protein [Streptomyces sp. C]) has protein sequence MWSFMSTDGIPPEERLDWYSDIVSREVMPAALSSERPAEFQGESAVLDLGDVRATRASMSPLRSRRTAAMIRRGDPEQYQLALLLKGTVSLTQHRNECTTGVGDLMLWDTSRPSDCRMPAEDGRVRVSILMLPRNVIPLRPQRLDRMLARRIPGNTGMAAILASYMTSIEAHSAACTPQELHRLGTIAADLATACLAQHLDAEDQLPADVRRQALLQRIHTFIEHNLGDPELNPPAIAARHHMSVRTLHKLFHDQGESVHARIRRRRLERCRTDLADLGLRSRPVSAIAARWGFSGPVLFSRCFREAFGLTPTEFRALSINDSRAERSAR, from the coding sequence ATGTGGTCGTTCATGTCAACGGACGGGATTCCACCGGAAGAACGGTTGGACTGGTACTCCGACATCGTCTCGCGCGAGGTGATGCCCGCGGCGCTCAGCAGCGAGCGGCCCGCCGAATTCCAGGGCGAGTCCGCGGTGCTGGACCTGGGCGACGTCCGCGCGACGAGGGCGTCCATGTCGCCCCTGCGCTCGCGGCGCACCGCCGCGATGATCCGGCGCGGTGACCCGGAGCAGTACCAGCTGGCCCTGCTTCTCAAGGGGACCGTGTCGCTGACGCAGCACCGGAACGAGTGCACCACCGGAGTGGGCGACCTGATGCTCTGGGACACCTCGCGCCCCTCCGACTGCCGGATGCCCGCCGAGGACGGCCGGGTGCGGGTGTCGATCCTGATGCTGCCCAGGAACGTCATACCGCTGCGCCCCCAGCGCCTGGACCGGATGCTGGCCCGCCGCATCCCGGGCAACACGGGCATGGCCGCGATTCTTGCGTCCTACATGACCTCGATCGAAGCCCACAGCGCCGCGTGCACTCCGCAGGAACTGCACCGCCTCGGCACGATCGCCGCCGACCTCGCGACGGCCTGTCTGGCCCAGCATCTGGACGCCGAGGACCAACTTCCCGCCGACGTGCGGAGACAGGCACTGCTCCAGCGGATCCACACGTTCATCGAGCACAACCTCGGCGATCCGGAACTGAATCCGCCGGCCATCGCCGCCCGGCACCACATGTCGGTGCGCACGCTCCACAAGCTCTTTCACGACCAGGGGGAGAGTGTCCACGCCCGGATCCGCCGGCGCCGCCTGGAGCGGTGCCGCACCGACCTCGCCGACCTCGGTCTCCGCAGCCGCCCCGTGAGCGCCATCGCCGCCCGCTGGGGCTTCAGCGGACCAGTGCTTTTCAGCCGCTGCTTCCGCGAGGCGTTCGGGCTCACCCCGACCGAGTTCCGTGCGCTGAGCATCAATGATTCCCGCGCCGAGCGTTCAGCGCGGTGA
- a CDS encoding hypothetical protein (Putative peptidoglycan binding domain; cl15437;~identified by MetaGeneAnnotator; putative;~predicted protein [Streptomyces sp. C]): MKRTLAALTTLAAAAGGILAGAPAASAADGYCTTSSGISRGAYWVFVPTTSGGSTSCVMGSGSSGEAVDALQAALILCYGMDVGGRDGVYGAKTEAAVRSLQRATGQTADGVYGPNTRNVVEWRWTGNAGGGKCERL; this comes from the coding sequence GTGAAGCGCACTTTGGCAGCCCTGACCACGCTCGCCGCAGCCGCCGGAGGCATCCTGGCCGGCGCTCCCGCCGCCTCGGCGGCCGACGGCTACTGCACCACGTCCTCGGGTATCAGCCGGGGCGCCTACTGGGTCTTCGTCCCCACGACCAGCGGAGGGTCCACCTCCTGTGTCATGGGCTCGGGCTCCAGTGGCGAGGCAGTCGACGCACTCCAGGCCGCCCTGATCCTCTGCTACGGCATGGACGTCGGCGGCAGGGACGGTGTCTACGGCGCCAAGACCGAGGCGGCCGTGAGGTCGCTGCAGCGCGCGACCGGACAGACGGCCGACGGGGTCTACGGCCCCAACACCCGGAACGTCGTGGAGTGGCGCTGGACCGGCAACGCCGGCGGGGGGAAGTGCGAACGCCTCTGA
- a CDS encoding hypothetical protein (identified by MetaGeneAnnotator; putative;~sequence version:1), with translation MRKKIASLAAIAIMAGGLGLTTAGTSQAAVPTRASVTSTTSAASVAAASYNLGLTTNQGKYMQCWLNHAGWGSLVVDGQLGNASWKAIQRLLAHSWGYTGAIDGVAGPNTIEALQRLLIWWDYNGRIDGIVGPATELAFSRLANSRASFC, from the coding sequence GTGAGGAAGAAGATCGCTTCTCTGGCCGCCATCGCCATCATGGCGGGAGGCCTCGGCCTGACCACGGCCGGAACCAGCCAGGCGGCCGTCCCGACCCGGGCGTCGGTCACCTCCACGACCTCGGCCGCGTCCGTGGCGGCGGCCTCCTACAACCTGGGCCTGACGACCAACCAGGGCAAGTACATGCAGTGCTGGCTGAACCATGCCGGCTGGGGCTCCTTGGTCGTGGACGGCCAACTGGGCAACGCCAGTTGGAAGGCGATCCAGCGGCTCCTCGCGCATTCCTGGGGGTACACCGGCGCGATCGACGGCGTAGCCGGGCCGAACACGATCGAGGCCCTGCAGCGGCTGCTGATCTGGTGGGACTACAACGGCCGGATCGACGGCATCGTCGGACCCGCCACCGAACTGGCCTTCTCCCGCCTGGCCAACAGCCGCGCCTCCTTCTGCTGA
- a CDS encoding peptidoglycan-binding domain 1 protein (identified by MetaGeneAnnotator; putative;~sequence version:1) encodes MTIAKKAVVTLAAAALLAGVGGIATATSASAASVAGPCADYSVNKPYLSQGSAGPEVRELQCELNLSMDPGNGYEVAIDGIFGPRTKSAVLRFQACVGIQQDGIVGPATWSWLDWYSKTPYTAC; translated from the coding sequence ATGACCATCGCCAAGAAGGCGGTCGTGACGCTGGCCGCCGCGGCCCTGCTCGCGGGCGTCGGTGGCATCGCCACCGCGACCAGCGCGTCCGCCGCTTCCGTCGCCGGCCCCTGCGCCGACTACAGCGTCAACAAGCCCTACCTCAGCCAGGGAAGCGCCGGCCCCGAGGTGCGGGAGCTTCAGTGTGAGCTCAACCTGTCCATGGATCCCGGCAACGGCTACGAAGTGGCCATCGACGGCATCTTCGGCCCGCGTACCAAAAGCGCGGTGCTGAGGTTCCAGGCATGCGTGGGCATCCAGCAGGACGGCATCGTCGGCCCCGCCACCTGGTCCTGGCTGGACTGGTACAGCAAGACGCCGTACACCGCCTGCTGA
- a CDS encoding hypothetical protein (identified by MetaGeneAnnotator; putative;~predicted protein [Streptomyces ghanaensis ATCC14672]): protein MRLFSAGRRIRIRSGAAVAVAAGLLTAGLAAPAFADDDPPHTDQLWIQSPYEQALPLGAGGGLPQTRALGIGLYHDNQNLAVTDGRLTVDVSGLTGVAEVTWPDTCTPNGTSAVCDIPVVPTMGDAYEDQVFLKVRAADGAQAGAQGTITYEATATGGSGDTLTAPHQSFSTTLAVRSGPDLAVDAADDIAEGLPGDERTIPFKVTNNGNESANGFTVRMTASYGLTDLTRYDACAYNTTDGQDYAPWTVATCTFDQVLAPGDSFELPRPLTARLAPHALYERLDIGATPGAGADDIDPRNDFASVEIRATSGADFSVTGDALSGAAGSTATAELTFKNNGPAWIGYLGSGDPVAKVRLIVPEGTTVTGVPSDCSPRALDGTFYPTRTGAPRYDCSMPYWVLADTQRTFALSVRIDTVVPGATGAVSVQPAYGTFGEFPFTFDPDLTNNTAALTVN, encoded by the coding sequence ATGAGACTGTTCTCTGCCGGACGCCGGATACGCATCAGATCCGGCGCCGCGGTCGCGGTGGCGGCCGGTCTGCTGACCGCCGGCCTCGCCGCGCCCGCGTTCGCCGACGACGACCCGCCGCACACCGACCAGTTGTGGATCCAGAGCCCGTACGAGCAAGCACTGCCGCTCGGTGCCGGCGGCGGTCTGCCGCAGACCCGCGCCCTCGGGATCGGCCTCTACCACGACAACCAGAACCTCGCGGTGACCGACGGCCGGCTCACCGTCGACGTCTCCGGCCTCACCGGGGTCGCCGAGGTGACCTGGCCCGACACCTGCACGCCGAACGGCACGAGCGCGGTGTGCGACATCCCCGTGGTACCCACGATGGGGGACGCCTACGAGGACCAGGTGTTCCTGAAGGTGCGCGCGGCCGACGGTGCCCAGGCCGGCGCGCAGGGCACGATCACCTACGAGGCGACGGCCACCGGCGGGTCCGGTGACACGCTCACCGCGCCCCACCAAAGCTTCAGCACCACGCTCGCCGTCCGCTCCGGGCCCGACCTGGCCGTCGACGCCGCCGACGACATCGCGGAAGGGCTGCCGGGTGACGAGCGGACGATCCCGTTCAAGGTCACCAACAACGGCAACGAGAGCGCGAACGGCTTCACCGTCAGGATGACCGCCTCGTACGGTCTGACGGACCTGACCCGCTACGACGCCTGCGCCTACAACACGACGGACGGCCAGGACTACGCACCGTGGACCGTGGCGACCTGCACGTTCGACCAGGTGCTGGCGCCCGGCGACTCCTTCGAGCTGCCCCGGCCGCTGACGGCGCGCCTCGCCCCGCACGCGTTGTACGAGCGGCTTGACATCGGTGCCACCCCCGGCGCCGGCGCCGACGACATCGACCCGCGGAACGACTTCGCGAGCGTCGAGATCCGCGCGACCAGCGGTGCCGACTTCTCCGTGACCGGTGACGCCCTCTCCGGTGCGGCAGGCAGCACGGCCACGGCCGAGCTCACTTTCAAGAACAACGGCCCGGCCTGGATCGGTTACCTCGGCTCCGGCGACCCGGTCGCCAAGGTCCGGCTGATCGTGCCCGAGGGCACCACGGTCACCGGCGTTCCGTCCGACTGCTCCCCGCGGGCCCTCGACGGCACCTTCTACCCGACGCGGACGGGCGCCCCGCGATACGACTGCAGCATGCCGTACTGGGTGCTGGCGGACACGCAGCGGACGTTCGCGTTGTCCGTACGCATCGACACCGTGGTCCCCGGCGCGACCGGTGCCGTCAGCGTGCAGCCCGCGTACGGCACGTTCGGCGAGTTCCCCTTCACCTTCGACCCGGACCTCACGAACAACACGGCGGCCCTGACCGTCAACTGA
- a CDS encoding regulatory protein (Arsenical Resistance Operon Repressor and similar prokaryotic, metal regulated homodimeric repressors. ARSR subfamily of helix-turn-helix bacterial transcription regulatory proteins (winged helix topology). Includes several proteins that appear to...; cd00090;~dimerization interface [polypeptide binding];~identified by MetaGeneAnnotator; putative;~putative DNA binding site [nucleotide binding];~putative Zn2+ binding site [ion binding];~regulatory protein [Streptomyces albus J1074]) produces MLRFDVSVEDLLRSRFALSPALDLCLLLRSLAGQDRPLPRAWATRLMPAFERLRRETELNAVLALHTPRSGPNFVAPPPRGLNQTWADDLAMIRATTPEAARHEYATAATGPSARDSRVRAVLDSPDAVSRIAEAMDQAWHELLAADWPQLRAICQRDVVHRVGLIGEHGWATTIESLHPSIAWRAGGIEVGHFRPVGTFRLAGDGLLLIPSVFVENIGAHLEDPWPRTLVYRARGTGALWGEEETVPRPDALTALVGRARARLLLALDAPASTSHLARSLAMAPGAVGDHLAILRGAGLLVRARSGRSVLYRRTPLGEALVAGSG; encoded by the coding sequence GTGCTCCGCTTCGATGTCTCCGTCGAGGACCTGCTGCGCAGCCGCTTCGCACTGTCGCCCGCGTTGGACCTCTGCCTGCTGCTGCGCTCGCTCGCCGGCCAGGACCGGCCGCTTCCGCGAGCCTGGGCCACCCGGCTCATGCCGGCCTTCGAGCGGCTTCGCCGCGAGACCGAACTGAACGCGGTCCTCGCCCTGCACACCCCGAGATCCGGGCCGAACTTCGTCGCCCCGCCCCCGCGCGGCCTCAACCAGACCTGGGCGGACGACCTGGCCATGATCCGGGCCACAACGCCGGAAGCGGCCCGCCACGAATACGCCACGGCCGCGACCGGTCCGTCCGCCCGTGATTCCCGCGTACGGGCCGTGCTGGACTCGCCGGACGCCGTCTCCAGGATCGCCGAGGCGATGGACCAGGCGTGGCACGAGCTGCTCGCCGCGGACTGGCCGCAGCTGCGCGCGATCTGCCAGCGCGATGTCGTGCACCGGGTGGGGCTGATCGGCGAACACGGATGGGCCACGACCATCGAGAGCCTGCACCCGAGCATCGCCTGGCGCGCCGGCGGCATCGAGGTCGGCCACTTCCGGCCGGTCGGAACATTCCGGCTCGCCGGCGACGGGCTCCTGCTGATCCCCTCGGTCTTCGTCGAGAACATCGGCGCCCACTTGGAAGACCCCTGGCCCAGGACCTTGGTCTATCGTGCCCGCGGCACCGGCGCTTTGTGGGGCGAAGAGGAGACCGTCCCGCGGCCCGACGCGCTGACCGCTCTGGTCGGCCGGGCCCGGGCCCGGCTGCTGCTGGCGCTGGACGCCCCGGCCAGTACCAGCCACCTCGCCCGAAGCCTCGCCATGGCACCCGGCGCGGTCGGAGACCACCTCGCCATCCTGCGCGGCGCCGGGCTGCTCGTCCGCGCCCGGTCCGGACGGTCGGTGCTCTACCGGCGTACCCCGCTCGGTGAGGCACTGGTCGCCGGTTCGGGCTGA
- a CDS encoding hypothetical protein (H+ Antiporter protein; TIGR00900;~identified by MetaGeneAnnotator; putative;~predicted protein [Streptomyces albus J1074]): MTPTAEPAQSRHRATYREVLAEPRFRLLFTTRAVSITADALRITTFSVLVFAATGSPLLSAVAFGIGFIPQLFGSLLLGSLADRLPPRALITGGYAVTSAAALLLALVRMPIAASLGVVALVSLATPVFHGASSRLVAQSLKGDAYVLGRSLNNIAGSGAQLSGLALGGAVVAALGPRRALAVSAALYLGCALAIRIRLPRLQPGESGGARGEGGAVRASLRGAGLLLRGRTVRRLMLAQWLPPAFVAGAEGLLVAYAGERRLAPGWYAVLMGCLPVGMLVGDLLVGRLLRPPARERLVVPLIALAGLPLIGFAAGPGVGVSSCLLLLSGFGYAYGLGLQRPFLDALPQEGQGQAFGLLGSGSMTLQGVGPVCVGSVAAGTGTGGAIALAGGAVALTAGWILTWHAPTPPVPVPNRSTGSENGTGQRASGSPAR, from the coding sequence ATGACCCCCACCGCCGAACCCGCGCAGAGCCGGCACCGTGCCACCTACCGGGAGGTGCTGGCCGAGCCGCGATTCCGGCTGCTCTTCACGACCCGCGCCGTCTCGATCACCGCGGACGCGCTGCGGATCACCACGTTCTCGGTCCTGGTCTTCGCGGCCACCGGCTCCCCGCTGCTGAGCGCGGTGGCCTTCGGCATCGGCTTCATCCCACAGCTGTTCGGCTCGCTGTTGCTGGGCTCACTGGCCGACCGGCTGCCACCCCGCGCACTCATCACCGGCGGCTACGCCGTGACGTCAGCCGCCGCCCTGCTGCTCGCCCTGGTGCGGATGCCGATCGCGGCAAGCCTCGGTGTCGTGGCACTGGTCTCCCTCGCCACACCGGTGTTTCACGGTGCGTCGAGTCGGCTGGTCGCACAGTCGCTGAAGGGCGACGCCTACGTACTGGGCCGGTCACTGAACAACATCGCCGGCTCCGGCGCGCAGTTGTCCGGCCTGGCACTGGGAGGTGCGGTCGTCGCGGCACTCGGGCCCCGCCGGGCGCTCGCGGTCAGCGCCGCTCTCTACCTCGGCTGCGCGCTCGCCATCCGCATCCGGCTGCCCAGGCTCCAGCCGGGAGAGTCCGGCGGCGCTCGGGGCGAGGGCGGGGCCGTCCGGGCAAGCCTGCGCGGCGCCGGCCTGCTGCTGCGTGGACGCACCGTGCGACGACTGATGCTGGCCCAGTGGCTACCGCCCGCGTTCGTCGCGGGCGCGGAAGGTCTCCTCGTCGCCTACGCGGGAGAACGCCGCCTCGCGCCCGGCTGGTACGCGGTGCTGATGGGCTGTCTGCCGGTCGGCATGCTGGTCGGAGACCTGCTGGTGGGGCGGCTGCTCCGGCCGCCCGCCCGGGAGCGGCTGGTGGTCCCGTTGATCGCGCTGGCGGGACTGCCGCTGATCGGTTTCGCCGCCGGGCCCGGAGTGGGCGTCTCGTCCTGTCTGCTGCTGCTCAGCGGCTTCGGATACGCCTACGGTCTCGGCCTGCAACGGCCGTTCCTGGACGCCCTGCCACAGGAGGGCCAGGGCCAGGCCTTCGGCCTGCTCGGCTCCGGCAGCATGACGCTTCAGGGCGTCGGGCCGGTCTGCGTGGGCTCGGTGGCCGCGGGCACGGGAACAGGCGGCGCGATCGCCCTGGCGGGCGGCGCGGTGGCGCTCACCGCCGGCTGGATTCTCACCTGGCACGCGCCCACTCCCCCGGTCCCCGTACCGAACCGCTCGACGGGATCGGAGAACGGCACCGGACAGCGTGCGAGCGGTTCTCCCGCGCGGTAG
- a CDS encoding type I restriction-modification system methyltransferase subunit (DinB superfamily; pfam12867;~Protein of unknown function (DUF664); pfam04978;~identified by MetaGeneAnnotator; putative;~type I restriction-modification system methyltransferase subunit [Streptomyces sp. PAMC26508]), protein MIDEFAKDTLHGRLRRDREALLWKLDGLSAYDARRPLTATGTNLLGLVKHVATVEARYFGEVFGRPSPEPLPRWQDSDGSDQWAAEDETREQIIGFYRRTWEHADATIDALPLDAPGHVPWWPEPSLPTNLFAVLVHVLGETVRHTGHADILREGVDGRTGVRAEHEKPIDEQARAAHRAKIERAAGAAAPLKA, encoded by the coding sequence ATGATCGACGAATTCGCCAAGGACACCCTGCACGGGCGACTGCGGCGAGACCGCGAGGCGCTGCTCTGGAAGCTCGACGGCCTGTCCGCGTACGACGCCCGCCGGCCTCTGACGGCGACCGGGACCAACCTCCTCGGCCTGGTCAAGCACGTGGCCACCGTCGAGGCCAGGTACTTCGGCGAGGTCTTCGGCCGCCCCTCCCCCGAGCCGCTGCCCCGGTGGCAGGACTCCGACGGCAGCGACCAGTGGGCGGCCGAGGACGAGACCCGCGAGCAGATCATCGGGTTCTACAGGCGCACATGGGAACACGCGGACGCCACGATCGACGCGCTCCCCCTCGACGCCCCCGGCCACGTGCCGTGGTGGCCGGAGCCCTCCCTCCCTACCAACCTGTTCGCCGTCCTGGTCCATGTCCTCGGCGAGACCGTCCGGCACACCGGGCACGCCGACATCCTGCGCGAAGGCGTCGACGGCCGGACCGGGGTGCGCGCCGAACACGAGAAGCCGATCGACGAGCAAGCCCGTGCGGCCCACCGCGCGAAGATCGAGCGGGCCGCCGGAGCTGCCGCACCCCTCAAGGCGTAG